TAATCTCGCCCTCCCCCTAAACTTTTAGCAGAAAAAAAATATACGTTGTTTATTTCAACAATATTCAACGCTTATTTGTTCATGTTTATATACATTACTTTCCTTCTCAAACAGTACGTCAACCTAAAAGAAggaatataaatatttatgccCAGAAATGAATTGTTTGTGGATCATAACGGGACTACAGTGCTTTGTGAATCTTTGTAGAATATATATGAGATATCATCAAATATGTGACACAAGTACTGTTGACACAAACTCAACTAGAACATTTTATTGACACAAGGGAAGACTTAAGCTTATCTATTAAGTATTGATTACTGTAGATTTTACCTTACTGACTTAGGCCTGCTGACCTGATGATGGATTTGAGATTCCCAATAATATTAATCATATACAAACTATATATTAGTTTTGTTCagcccacaaaaaaaaattgcaaatatTAATGGTTTTAATCCATTAATTTAAATTAtccaggattttttttttttttttttttttggggtcaaTCACTCAGTTTTCTCTGTTGGGACATGGGAATGGGAGTTCAAATTCTCTGGTATAGACCACAATGGGCTCAACGTGGGCTAATCCATACAAAAATTGTATAAGATATCAAGCCCGTTTGATTTCCttttaagggaaaaaaaatgcttagaaaaaaaaaaactaccttATGCTCACGAGAGATTTTTTTATGTGACCGGTATACGGAGTGGTTCACCacatgtcactatacaaatggtgagatatgtgtgctaaaaatttaataacttaaaaaataaaatttcctatcactcctattaaaacacatggtgtaccgtttgtgttcccgtcacaactaaaaatttctctatGCTCACAATCAATTTCAAGAAAAGCACGTCTACAAGAAgcacatcaatttttttttaataaaaatacaaatgcTTTCAATTCCAGAATCTAAGTGAGagtgaggaaaaaaaaatgaatatgaTCTATGCTATATTAGATAAAAAGGGAAAAGGTCAATGGGAGCGTTTGATAAGTGGATCTCATgagaaaggtttagggtttagagtaGTTGCATGAATTACAAATGGAGAAGTTTCCACTTTTTTAGCTCAACACATGGACGAGTTTCTTTCTGAATTTACTTAGTAACCTACAAAAAGGGAGTTGTGAATAAATTTAGCTGAAAAAATTATGAACTAaagaaggtggtggtggtggctgtGTATCTTTAATACTCAACTGATCTGACTCTCTTTTCAGCATTCAGTTAGCTACCCCTGCTTAATTAAACTTGTACAAGAAACTAATTCATATATTACCACCAGAAACAGAGAAAAAACGAAACAAAAGAATGGCATCTGTGATTGTACCACCGATGCCACCTTCGCCCCGTGATGATGCTCTCCACCTTTACCGTGCCTTCAAAGGTGTGATCGCTTCTCTTATTTTTTAAACcccaattttgttttgtttccctttttcttttctatgcatgcatgcatgtttatGCGCACGTAGGTATTCTTGTTCTTTAATTTGTGCATAGAACCTGTTTTGATTGCTAAATTGATGAGAATTAATAAATCCTTATTGAACTGGTTTATGTGAGGGATCGAtcgagtttttttttctttttgctacaTTGGAGGGTTTCGTACTTTAGATCTAGCGTACTCAAAGCCAGCCCTAAGGGTAGCTGGAGTAGGCACCTGCCTAGGGCCCCCAATTTTTAGGCGGAGCTAGGCATGTCTGAACGGGGATGGGGTGGGAGGGGGGGGGGAGCTATGTGGGCTTATATGTAAACACCGGAATCTGAAAATCTTTTGTTGCAGGGTCGGCCTCGCTCGAGGAAGAAGACAACCTTATTCccaacatcattttaattgcaCGATTTTACTTAAGATGGTCCCACCATCTTTTTTTATAGTCACACGTCTTCTCCCTTTTAAATAGTCCCCACCatcttttttttgcttttttgcttCTCTCTTAAATATCacatttatgtttatttttatgggGTTTTATTACTCTATTTTAATATCACACCACATATATCTTTATTATGTACCTAAAAGGCTTAAACTCTCACATTTTTTAAAAATGACATTATTTAATGttcaaattaattagtttatataatatataataaattattcaaATCCGCCTCGTCTGCCTAGGCGTGTATACGAAAATCACTATCCTCTTCACTCTAGTATTTTCCTTAGTTGTAAGATGTTGTCTATGTAATCCAACCATTCATTCATTTATTGAATGTAATAAGTAACATTGTAACAATAGAAAATGATTGGAATTTGGCGTACTAGATAGGGACTTCTCTTTCGGtttgaattggttgaaaaattatattatgtaaacttaataagtgcatttgcataaataaaaaaacgcGAGACGAGTAATATTTGAGTAATGTTTGtatatctttatatatatatatatatatatatattaatttttaatgatatttgattaGTTCATGTatttagtgagttttttttACACATATCAATATACAAAGGGTCGGAACTCAAAAAACTCTAGGACCCACTTCGAAATCTTGCCTAGGGCCCTAAATTCTCAAGGCTTGCCCTGAGCGTACTCCTACGTCATACCCATCACTCTACTCCCAGCCTCACCACTGGGCTAACCTTAGTTGGCTTTCGATCAAGTTTCATTTCAGCATGGCTAGAACCATGatcattttttaattacttttgtTTAAAGGATTTGGGTGCGACACAGCGGCAGTAATCAACATTCTAGCGCACAGGAATGGAATGCAGCGCGCTGCCATCGAAAAGGAATACAAGGCCACCTACTCTGAAGACCTAAACAAGCGCTTGTCTCAGAGCTTAGTGGACATCTCAAGGTATAATTACAATGATTAATTTGGACGTAACCATGAATTAAGAATtattaattttgaataatttcTTGAAGTTATGAATATTTGATCTGCAGAAAGCAGTTTTAATGTGGATGCCGGATCTGGCAATGCGTGATGCCAACGTAGTACACCATGCTTTGGAGGGAGATGTTGATCTTAAAGGTGCCACTGAAGTGATTTGTTCTCGTACTCCCTCCCAGATGCGACAATTCAAACAAATTTATTTCTCAAGCTTTGGTGTTGATCTTGAAACTGACCTTGCTAAGAAAATATCCTCCGGATATCACAGAAAGGTCCGCATTATTGGACATAATTAAATACATTTCACAAGTAAATTTTCAGCATGACGGACTGACAGTTACGATACAGATAATAAACATGCATTTTTGTGATGTGCAGTTGCTGGTAGCATATGTTAAGGTACCGCGGTACGAAGGTCCTGAATATGATCAAGGGATAGTAAAGTCGGATGCTGAAGCGCTGTATAAGGCCGGAGAGAAGAAATTGGGAACTGATGAGAAGGTTTTCATACAAATATATAGCGAAAGAAGCAGGGCACATTTGGTTGCTATTTGCTCTGCTTACCAAAGTATGTATGGTCATTCATTGGAAAAGGTACCTCCTCAAATTAATCTGAtttataaattaatcataataaaGCACCTAGctacttaaaatttaaactaacTATTTAATTACTTGTCACACAGGCAGTAAAAAAGGAAACATCTGGGTCGTTTTCTCATGCACTTCTGACTATTTTGCGATGTGCTGACCATCCTGGCAAGTATTTCGCAAGGGTACTTACCATATATCTTACTACATTTCTAAAATGTTCATTAGTTAATTAACTACATAATCTTGATTATTAAGTGAAAGCTTCAAGTTTGATGCAGGTTTTACGGAAAGCAATGAAGGGTTTGGGAACAGATGATCCCACACTGATAAGGGTAATTGTGACAAGGGCCGAGTTTGATATGCAGTACATAAAGTCAGAATATCGGAACAAATATGGAAAGTCATTGCATGATGCAGTTCATTCAGATACCTCCGGAAATTACAGGacctttcttctttctctgtTAGGCAACAATCCTTAGGCAATTTACCTACTCTGCCACTTGCCTAAGGAGCAAGTCATTGGTCTTTATGCCTGCAGGGTTGGCTGGTTTTACCTGAATGAAACTTGAATGCATAGAGCTCCAAAATATTCTGA
The nucleotide sequence above comes from Malus sylvestris chromosome 16, drMalSylv7.2, whole genome shotgun sequence. Encoded proteins:
- the LOC126607615 gene encoding LOW QUALITY PROTEIN: annexin D5 (The sequence of the model RefSeq protein was modified relative to this genomic sequence to represent the inferred CDS: inserted 1 base in 1 codon), which gives rise to MASVIVPPMPPSPRDDALHLYRAFKGFGCDTAAVINILAHRNGMQRAAIEKEYKATYSEDLNKRLXSELSGHLKKAVLMWMPDLAMRDANVVHHALEGDVDLKGATEVICSRTPSQMRQFKQIYFSSFGVDLETDLAKKISSGYHRKLLVAYVKVPRYEGPEYDQGIVKSDAEALYKAGEKKLGTDEKVFIQIYSERSRAHLVAICSAYQSMYGHSLEKAVKKETSGSFSHALLTILRCADHPGKYFARVLRKAMKGLGTDDPTLIRVIVTRAEFDMQYIKSEYRNKYGKSLHDAVHSDTSGNYRTFLLSLLGNNP